A region from the Salvia splendens isolate huo1 chromosome 15, SspV2, whole genome shotgun sequence genome encodes:
- the LOC121769557 gene encoding uncharacterized protein LOC121769557 has product MTTPHSIVLLVPSGTSNPYACCQDNGYLGYGGDSVFNPLVKIAVEKATVNNNYVHLRFTYNNKYWQRSKDNYNLVAVSNQPVEDTTDPFCTLFEPSVTSGHVKFTHVQSGLSVQSSYAPNNLGLSKDYGYGSFGMTDWDALVKMPKHIALKGDNGMYLKAIERYGARVQFGSNDETDKLSAHTVTLMPDGHVRLHSDYFGKFWFMAASDSGWVYGDFNDDPKFVSTTIFQPIKIDDNTIALRSTANNDFCIRYSDANVSDCLAARADYIQTSSRMQVQELVMNRKIYNVIYRMEDARIYGETPFLAGTTTLTNTKDQVDTMSVQITYQDQKSYTFSRGFSLKAGVSATIKTGVPFVAEDKIQVSFEISGSFQWDTTTTTTTTVTAQGSVPVPANSTVKVHYVGTRGTCNVPYSYSQEDQSSTTGEITYYDLTDGIYEGVSCYNFDFKVE; this is encoded by the coding sequence ATGACAACCCCCCACTCCATAGTGCTCCTCGTCCCAAGTGGTACTTCAAACCCATATGCATGCTGCCAGGACAACGGTTACCTTGGTTACGGAGGCGATAGCGTGTTCAACCCTCTCGTGAAGATCGCAGTCGAGAAAGCAACAGTGAACAACAACTACGTTCACCTCCGATTTACTTACAACAACAAATACTGGCAAAGATCCAAAGACAATTACAACCTCGTCGCGGTATCAAACCAGCCAGTAGAGGACACGACAGACCCGTTTTGCACACTCTTTGAGCCGAGCGTGACATCGGGTCATGTGAAGTTCACCCACGTCCAGTCCGGCTTGTCCGTGCAGTCCAGCTACGCTCCCAACAATCTGGGCCTCAGCAAAGACTATGGCTACGGGAGTTTTGGGATGACGGATTGGGATGCGTTGGTTAAGATGCCTAAGCATATAGCCCTGAAAGGAGACAACGGGATGTACCTCAAAGCTATCGAAAGATATGGCGCGCGCGTACAGTTCGGATCGAACGATGAAACCGATAAATTATCGGCCCACACTGTGACACTGATGCCCGACGGACACGTGCGGCTACATTCGGATTATTTTGGCAAGTTCTGGTTTATGGCTGCTTCTGATTCCGGTTGGGTGTACGGCGATTTTAATGATGATCCGAAATTTGTTTCTACCACTATCTTCCAGCCGATTAAAATCGACGACAACACCATAGCGCTTCGAAGCACGGCCAACAACGACTTTTGCATACGTTACTCAGACGCAAATGTGAGCGACTGTCTAGCTGCACGGGCTGACTACATCCAGACATCGTCGAGAATGCAAGTGCAGGAGCTGGTGATGAACAGGAAGATCTACAACGTGATTTATCGGATGGAGGACGCGAGGATATATGGCGAGACTCCTTTTTTGGCTGGCACTACTACCCTCACCAACACCAAGGATCAAGTGGATACCATGAGTGTGCAGATCACATATCAAGACCAGAAATCTTATACTTTTAGCCGCGGGTTTTCGCTGAAAGCTGGGGTGTCCGCCACCATCAAAACAGGGGTGCCCTTCGTAGCCGAGGATAAGATTCAAGTTTCTTTTGAGATAAGCGGGTCGTTTCAGTGGGACACCACCACAACCACTACAACTACTGTTACGGCTCAGGGCTCGGTTCCTGTGCCGGCAAACAGTACGGTTAAAGTTCATTATGTTGGGACAAGGGGCACTTGCAATGTCCCTTACAGTTACAGTCAAGAAGATCAAAGCTCCACCACCGGTGAAATTACATATTATGATCTGACTGATGGTATATACGAGGGAGTCAGTTGTTACAACTTCGACTTTAAAGTCGAATAA